A genomic segment from Agrobacterium vitis encodes:
- a CDS encoding sensor histidine kinase: protein MLRSLRLRIAVGSFLAIGLALMVLWFSVGYLFINYVGQQFKTEMNVTINTIASRLKVENGKIDIVSPPADPRFSTISGGRYWQVWTPDGRSLRSRSLWDVELPRTGLHEEGPFDFSRAQGPDGEDILLLRSEIKISDEGIDYPVIIYAGFPVANLMEPLDQHRERSRSVMLITALVLLGAALLQARVVLQPLTRVRYQVSMVRAGQLRVMDDGVPIEVMPLVEEINLLLTERQHAIEKARSRASDLAHGLKTPLTVLAQMVQHLPSAEREAAFEQINLVRQRADRQLQAARLGVEQMQVTDMEGLIGKLVKVLDPIARARDLAWDVDVEPGLAIEADAADLAEAIGNILDNATKWASSVIHVRAFADRDMAMIVIGDDGPGVRPQDRQQVLRRGEFLDADQGGSGLGLAICADIMTAYGGNLSLDQADIGGLLVTLQFPRNGGRQIPAHPI, encoded by the coding sequence ATGCTGAGATCGCTACGCCTCAGGATCGCGGTCGGCTCCTTTCTGGCAATCGGGCTGGCGCTGATGGTCCTTTGGTTCTCTGTCGGTTATTTGTTCATCAACTATGTCGGTCAGCAATTCAAAACCGAGATGAATGTCACTATCAATACCATTGCCTCACGCCTCAAGGTGGAAAATGGTAAGATTGATATCGTCTCGCCGCCCGCAGATCCGCGCTTTTCCACCATCAGCGGTGGGCGTTACTGGCAGGTATGGACGCCTGATGGCCGCAGCTTGCGGTCGCGGTCGCTCTGGGATGTGGAACTGCCCAGAACTGGATTGCATGAGGAAGGTCCATTCGATTTCAGTCGCGCGCAGGGGCCTGACGGAGAGGATATTTTACTGCTCCGCAGCGAAATAAAAATCTCGGATGAGGGCATAGACTATCCGGTTATCATCTATGCTGGTTTTCCTGTGGCCAATCTGATGGAGCCGCTCGATCAGCATCGGGAGCGCTCGCGTTCTGTCATGCTGATCACTGCCCTGGTTCTGTTGGGCGCGGCGCTGCTCCAGGCTCGGGTCGTTTTGCAGCCGCTGACGCGCGTGCGATATCAGGTGTCGATGGTCCGGGCCGGCCAGTTGCGGGTCATGGATGACGGCGTGCCGATTGAAGTGATGCCGCTTGTCGAGGAAATCAACCTTTTGCTCACCGAGCGGCAACACGCGATCGAGAAGGCGCGCAGCAGAGCTAGCGATTTGGCGCATGGGTTGAAAACACCGCTGACGGTGCTGGCGCAAATGGTGCAGCATTTGCCTTCCGCCGAGCGTGAAGCGGCTTTTGAGCAAATCAACCTGGTACGCCAGCGGGCGGACCGGCAATTGCAGGCCGCTCGCCTTGGCGTTGAGCAGATGCAGGTAACCGATATGGAAGGTCTGATAGGCAAACTGGTCAAGGTTCTTGACCCGATTGCCCGGGCGCGGGACCTTGCCTGGGATGTCGATGTGGAGCCAGGCTTGGCGATTGAGGCCGACGCTGCCGATCTTGCCGAAGCAATCGGCAACATTCTCGACAATGCAACGAAATGGGCCTCCTCGGTCATTCACGTCCGCGCTTTTGCTGATCGGGACATGGCGATGATCGTCATTGGTGATGACGGGCCGGGTGTGCGCCCGCAAGATCGCCAGCAGGTGCTTCGTCGGGGCGAATTTCTGGACGCAGACCAAGGCGGTTCCGGTCTTGGCCTCGCAATCTGCGCCGATATCATGACCGCTTACGGCGGCAATCTCAGCCTGGATCAGGCCGATATTGGCGGCTTGCTTGTCACGCTGCAATTTCCCCGCAACGGCGGCCGCCAGATTCCGGCTCACCCGATCTGA
- the rpmI gene encoding 50S ribosomal protein L35, with protein MPKMKTKSSAKKRFKITASGKVLAAAAGKRHGMIKRSNKFIRNARGTMVLAEADGKKVIKNYLPNGL; from the coding sequence ATGCCCAAGATGAAGACGAAGTCCTCCGCCAAGAAGCGGTTCAAGATCACTGCCTCCGGCAAGGTCCTGGCTGCTGCCGCTGGCAAGCGTCACGGCATGATCAAGCGGTCCAACAAGTTCATCCGCAATGCACGCGGAACGATGGTACTTGCCGAAGCAGACGGCAAGAAGGTCATCAAGAACTACCTGCCTAACGGTCTCTGA